In Nocardioides sp. JQ2195, a genomic segment contains:
- a CDS encoding alpha/beta fold hydrolase, producing the protein MKKVLTIAASATVGVALLVPAGQSAATPAAPDLPGKTVTSSGYTPPAIDWGECDNARLRGIGAECGMLIVPLDYDQPDSTKIEIAVSRLLHTDSDYKGMIAANPGGPGGSGLIYPLLAPAIPDGVGAKYDWYGFDPRGVGSSEPSLSCDPNYAGMGYDRPDYVPTEEADLEWWRDVTSGYSDSCAESDAAELLPHMRTVDVARDLDNLRKAEGQEKLNYYGFSYGTYLGQVYATMFPKQVGRFVWDGVLNAKNAFYEANLDQNVQFDKNMDTYWKYLADNDAAFGLGTDWTAIRSGYYDLLDELDANPAANGQLGPDELGDVMLSAGYYVYGWVELGHAYAKLVNEGDGSDIIAQYAGPGDDNSFAVYNGVQCTDAKWPNWKKTERDAWRLHEEHPFLTWGNTWFNAPCLNWPAESHKAFKVKGNNVKSKILMIGETNDAATVFSGALVTRRTFRTSFLIEGVGGTTHSGSLSGIACTDDTIARYLDTGELPRRRPGNQSDMKCDPVPAPQPAPLAAAKNRSFKAGTTDRMPAVLRADLLKAQTIGR; encoded by the coding sequence GTGAAGAAGGTACTGACGATCGCGGCGTCGGCCACGGTGGGCGTCGCCCTGCTCGTGCCCGCTGGCCAGAGCGCCGCAACTCCGGCAGCCCCCGACCTGCCGGGCAAGACCGTGACCAGCTCGGGCTACACGCCCCCGGCCATCGACTGGGGCGAGTGCGACAACGCGCGGCTTCGGGGCATCGGTGCGGAGTGCGGAATGTTGATCGTGCCGCTCGACTACGACCAACCTGACTCGACGAAGATCGAGATCGCGGTGAGCCGCCTGTTGCACACCGACAGTGACTACAAGGGCATGATCGCGGCCAACCCCGGTGGCCCGGGTGGCTCCGGGCTGATCTACCCGCTCCTCGCGCCGGCCATTCCGGACGGTGTGGGCGCGAAGTACGACTGGTACGGCTTCGACCCCCGTGGGGTCGGGAGCAGCGAGCCGTCGCTCAGCTGCGACCCGAACTATGCCGGCATGGGTTATGACCGACCCGACTACGTGCCCACCGAGGAAGCCGACCTGGAGTGGTGGCGCGACGTGACCAGCGGCTACTCGGACTCGTGTGCCGAGTCCGACGCTGCGGAGCTGCTGCCGCACATGCGGACCGTCGACGTGGCCCGGGACCTCGACAACCTGCGCAAGGCCGAGGGTCAGGAGAAGCTCAACTACTACGGCTTCTCCTACGGCACCTACCTCGGTCAGGTCTACGCGACCATGTTCCCGAAGCAGGTCGGCCGCTTCGTCTGGGACGGCGTGCTCAACGCGAAGAACGCCTTCTACGAGGCCAACCTCGACCAGAACGTCCAGTTCGACAAGAACATGGACACCTACTGGAAGTACCTCGCCGACAACGACGCCGCGTTCGGGCTCGGCACCGACTGGACCGCGATCAGGAGCGGCTACTACGACCTGCTCGACGAGCTGGATGCGAATCCGGCGGCCAACGGCCAGCTCGGTCCCGACGAGCTCGGCGACGTGATGCTCTCCGCGGGCTACTACGTCTACGGCTGGGTCGAGCTCGGCCACGCCTACGCCAAGCTCGTCAACGAGGGCGACGGCAGCGACATCATCGCCCAGTACGCCGGACCCGGCGACGACAACTCGTTCGCCGTCTACAACGGGGTCCAGTGCACCGACGCGAAGTGGCCCAACTGGAAGAAGACGGAGCGCGACGCGTGGCGTCTGCACGAGGAGCACCCGTTCCTCACGTGGGGCAACACCTGGTTCAACGCGCCGTGCCTGAACTGGCCGGCGGAGTCCCACAAGGCGTTCAAGGTCAAGGGCAACAATGTGAAGTCGAAGATCCTGATGATCGGCGAGACCAACGACGCGGCGACGGTCTTCTCCGGAGCGCTCGTCACCCGCAGGACCTTCAGGACGTCCTTCCTCATCGAGGGCGTCGGCGGCACGACCCACTCCGGATCGTTGTCGGGCATCGCCTGCACGGACGACACCATCGCCCGCTACCTCGACACCGGCGAGCTGCCCAGGCGGAGACCGGGCAACCAGAGCGACATGAAGTGCGACCCGGTGCCGGCACCGCAGCCGGCCCCGCTCGCGGCCGCCAAGAACCGGTCGTTCAAGGCAGGTACGACGGACCGGATGCCGGCCGTCCTGCGCGCGGACCTGCTCAAGGCCCAGACGATCGGGCGGTAG
- the msrB gene encoding peptide-methionine (R)-S-oxide reductase MsrB, which translates to MGYQVEKSDEEWRQQLKPEEYAVLREAGTERPFVGEYTDTETTGVYRCKACQAELFASDTKFHSGCGWPSFYQPLTDRVEYIDDTSHGMKRTEVRCASCGSHLGHVFPDGFGTPTGDRYCINSISLTLEPKA; encoded by the coding sequence ATGGGTTACCAGGTCGAGAAGTCCGACGAGGAATGGCGCCAACAGCTCAAGCCCGAGGAGTACGCCGTACTCCGCGAGGCCGGCACGGAGCGTCCCTTCGTCGGTGAGTACACCGACACCGAGACCACCGGTGTCTACCGCTGCAAGGCCTGCCAGGCCGAGCTCTTCGCCAGCGACACCAAGTTCCACTCCGGCTGCGGCTGGCCGTCGTTCTACCAGCCGCTGACCGACCGCGTGGAATACATCGACGACACCTCGCACGGCATGAAGCGCACCGAGGTCCGCTGCGCCAGCTGTGGGTCGCACCTGGGCCACGTCTTCCCCGACGGGTTCGGCACGCCGACCGGTGACCGCTACTGCATCAACTCGATCTCGCTCACCCTGGAGCCCAAGGCCTGA
- the hemQ gene encoding hydrogen peroxide-dependent heme synthase, with the protein MSNPASSNPAPTNAAVIRELNDKIRYTMWSVFKLEDVLGDADRSAEAQEIEAFYEKLAADDVIVRGTYDVSGFRADADLMVWWHAEQSEKLQAAYNAFRRTSFGRRLAPVWSQMALHRPAEFNRSHLPAFLSEDPKPQVAVYPFVRSYEWYLLEDKERRRLLAEHGGMARDYPDVRANTVPAFALGDYEWILAFEADEMYRIVDLMRHLRGSETRRHVREEVPFYTGTAATPAELLERLP; encoded by the coding sequence ATGTCGAACCCCGCATCCTCCAACCCGGCACCCACCAACGCTGCGGTCATCCGCGAGCTCAACGACAAGATCCGCTACACGATGTGGTCGGTCTTCAAGCTCGAGGACGTGCTCGGCGACGCCGACCGCAGCGCCGAGGCGCAGGAGATCGAGGCGTTCTACGAGAAGCTCGCCGCCGACGACGTGATCGTGCGCGGCACCTACGACGTCTCCGGGTTCCGGGCCGACGCCGACCTGATGGTCTGGTGGCACGCCGAGCAGTCCGAGAAGCTGCAGGCGGCCTACAACGCCTTCCGGCGTACGTCGTTCGGTCGTCGCCTCGCGCCGGTGTGGTCGCAGATGGCACTGCACCGCCCGGCGGAGTTCAACCGGTCCCACCTGCCGGCGTTCCTCTCGGAGGACCCGAAGCCCCAGGTCGCGGTCTACCCCTTCGTGCGCTCCTACGAGTGGTACCTCCTTGAGGACAAGGAGCGTCGCCGGCTGCTCGCCGAGCACGGCGGGATGGCTCGTGACTACCCGGACGTGCGGGCCAACACGGTGCCGGCGTTCGCACTCGGCGACTACGAGTGGATCCTGGCCTTCGAGGCCGACGAGATGTACCGCATCGTCGACCTGATGCGTCACCTGCGCGGCTCCGAGACCCGCCGCCACGTGCGCGAGGAGGTGCCGTTCTACACCGGCACGGCGGCCACGCCCGCCGAGCTGCTCGAGCGCCTGCCCTGA
- the hemG gene encoding protoporphyrinogen oxidase, with product MTHVVVVGAGIAGLTAAHRLARAGRQVTVLEGSPEIGGKLRLAEVGGVQVDVGAEAMLNRRPEATGLARELGFELVHPGTLSSRLWTRDALRVLPRSVMGIPADLEQLQQTGVLSDEGLARAREERVRDVESEDVSVADLIASRLGDEVVDRLVEPLLGGVYAGHATELSARATIPQVVALLERSPSLLEAARQVPAPSDVPVFAGMVGGIGRLPQRLAVQGGFEVRTSAVVRELRRVSTGSTTDGAGSTTASPTVVEERGTSVSKPRNVDGHFELVVGPTAAPELIRADEVVLALPATPASRLLADLAPLASHELREIEYASMAIVTMVFRAADLAQLQGSGFLVPPVDGRRIKAATFSFNKWDWVREAGRGEGLLTLRTSIGRHREEASLQFSDDELVVQSLADLALATGVRARPVDTHVQRWGGALPQYAVGHLDRVRRIRASVGQVPGLAVCGAAYDGIGIPAVVSSAERAVAELISATQR from the coding sequence GGTGACCGTGCTGGAAGGTTCGCCGGAGATCGGCGGCAAGCTCCGACTGGCCGAGGTCGGGGGAGTGCAGGTCGACGTCGGCGCGGAGGCGATGCTCAACCGCCGCCCCGAGGCAACCGGCCTGGCCCGCGAGCTCGGCTTCGAGCTGGTCCATCCCGGCACGTTGTCCTCCCGGCTGTGGACCCGCGACGCGTTGCGGGTGCTGCCGCGCTCGGTGATGGGCATCCCGGCCGACCTCGAGCAGCTGCAGCAGACGGGGGTGCTCTCCGACGAGGGCCTGGCCAGGGCGCGCGAGGAACGTGTCCGCGACGTGGAGTCCGAGGACGTGTCGGTCGCTGACCTCATCGCCAGCCGCCTCGGCGACGAGGTCGTCGACCGCCTGGTCGAACCGTTGCTCGGCGGGGTGTACGCCGGCCACGCCACCGAGCTGTCCGCGCGGGCCACCATTCCGCAGGTGGTCGCGCTGCTCGAGCGGTCCCCGTCACTGCTCGAAGCCGCGCGACAGGTGCCGGCCCCCTCCGACGTCCCGGTCTTCGCAGGAATGGTCGGCGGCATCGGCCGGCTGCCGCAGCGGCTGGCGGTCCAGGGCGGCTTCGAGGTGCGTACGTCGGCCGTGGTGCGCGAGCTGCGGCGGGTCTCGACAGGCTCGACCACCGACGGAGCAGGCTCGACCACCGCGAGCCCCACGGTGGTTGAGGAGCGAGGAACGAGCGTCTCGAAACCACGCAACGTCGACGGACACTTCGAGCTGGTGGTCGGGCCGACCGCCGCCCCCGAGCTGATCCGGGCCGACGAGGTCGTCCTCGCCCTCCCGGCCACGCCGGCGTCCCGGCTGCTCGCGGACCTGGCGCCGCTCGCCTCCCACGAGCTCAGGGAGATCGAGTACGCCTCCATGGCGATCGTCACCATGGTGTTCCGGGCGGCCGATCTGGCTCAGCTGCAGGGATCTGGCTTCCTCGTGCCACCGGTCGACGGTCGTCGGATCAAGGCGGCGACCTTCAGCTTCAACAAGTGGGACTGGGTGCGTGAAGCCGGCCGGGGCGAGGGCCTGCTGACCCTGCGCACCAGCATCGGACGCCACCGCGAGGAGGCGTCACTCCAGTTCTCCGACGACGAGCTCGTCGTCCAGTCGCTCGCGGACCTGGCCCTGGCGACCGGCGTCAGGGCGCGCCCCGTCGACACCCACGTGCAGCGCTGGGGCGGCGCACTGCCGCAGTATGCGGTCGGCCACCTCGACCGGGTCCGCCGCATCCGCGCATCGGTCGGCCAGGTCCCCGGGCTGGCGGTCTGCGGTGCGGCGTACGACGGCATCGGCATCCCGGCGGTCGTCTCGTCGGCGGAGAGGGCCGTCGCGGAACTGATCAGCGCGACCCAGCGCTGA